In Mugil cephalus isolate CIBA_MC_2020 chromosome 11, CIBA_Mcephalus_1.1, whole genome shotgun sequence, the genomic window TAGCTTAgtattgctatgtagcatgtagccttggtggctggtagcttagcattgctatgtagcatgtagccttggcgGCTGCTAGCTTAGCTCCATGTGTAAATCTGGTATCATGAGCTCAGTGGTGGAGTTGTCGTCTTGTTTGCTGCAGACCAGAGTCTGTGTGACGAGGCAGAGAAACATCGCTGCTCGTTGTGTGGGAAGACGTTCTCCGCCCTCACCAGCCTCCGCCTGCACCAGAAGATCCACGTGGCCGACAGACCTCACGGCTGCAGCGTCTGCCCCAGGAGCTTCCTGAAACCCTGTCTCCTCCGCAAACACATGAGGATCCACATCAGGGAGGGGCTCATCTCAGCCCCCGCAGACAAGGTGAGGAAACCTTCTAATACAGGGACTGTAACGAACAGGAAGCATGTCATTTCAGAAGGtctgaaattacatttagtTACCGCTTCATTAGCAGTGTGACCCTCTGTGTTCGTTATTTTTTGAGTAATTCTGGGTCGCGTAGGTCTTATATTTAACCCATAAAGGtcttaaaatgtctgttttggCTTGTTGTTAGGAGTTCTGGTCCAGCAGGAACACTgaggagaaggatgaggaggtgagAACGTGACTGGTTCATTCAGACCTGATATTGTTTCCATCTCATCTAAAAaagattttctgttttaaatcacATCTTTCTTTGGATCCTTCAGGAGTCGGGACGTGTTGCTGCTGCATCTAGTGGTAACCGTGACAACCAGGATGGTTTATCGTCGCTgctgaatgaggaggaggagaaagacaacGACGAAGAGCGTAAGGAAGGAGGCGTCAGTGGTTTGATCAACTCTGacggggaagaggaggaatggAGGACGACACTCGCTGGTACGACTTTCAATCAACAGCTGGATAATAAAGAACAAAGAATCTAACGTCAGTTCAAACTTTAAACCCTCTGAGTccagagtctgactctgtttcacctggtttctggtttggtttcttttattgtgtgaacacgttggagctaaaaccagaccagaaccatcagatccaggaggaacaagttagaaaaccacaaacatgttgaaccaaacatttctagaacttagaatgtaaatctaacctggacatttctaaagctgatcaacacatttagttatttacaactatttccattaaaatgcatcaaacaacaactgacacatcatgtcctgattggttgatggatgcatgtttccaccaataggaaagaggctgtcatgttgtttctttctatcatgtgtagctggctagctctctcctcctgctagctctctcctcctgctagctctctcctcctgctagctctctgctcctgctagctctctgctcttgctagctctctcctcctgctagctctctcctcctgctagctctctcctcctgctagctctctgctcctgctagctctctcctcctgctagctctctcctcttgctagctctctcctcctgctagctctctcctcctgctagctctctcctcctgctagctctctcctcctgctagctctctgctcttgctagctctctcctcctgctagctctctcctcctgctagctctctcctcctgctagctctctcctcctgctagctctctcctctggctagctctctcctcctgctagctctctcctcctgctagctctctcctcttgctagctctctcctcctgctagctctctcctctcactAGCGTTTTCCTCcttgaaccaaacatgacgacaatattcaggaaaaagctagtctagttttacttggtctagaaacacgaGTTAAAGGCTGAAGTTTCTACTGAAGTAGAAGCGTCTTGATGCGACGTCGTCTTAAACACCTTTCTGTCTGGTTTTCTTGTGTGTAGCAGGCGTCCGTTCAGACCTGGAGGCCGAGGGCTCCGGTAAATCCAGGCACTGTTGTCCAGTCTGCGGTCGGGACTGTTTCAAGGCGTCGGCGCTGCAGAAGCACCTGAGGATCCACTCGGGCGAGCGTCCCTTCCAGTGCCCCACCTGCAGCAAGAGCTTCACCCAGCTGGTCCACATGACAGAGCACCAGAGGATCCACACCGGGGAGAAACCCTACACCTGCACCGAGTGCGGCAAGAGCTTCACCTTCTCCAGCGCCCTGCGTCGACACCGGCGTCTCCACGGCGACGCCCGGCCGCACCAGTGCCCCGTCTGCAGCAAGACCTTCAGACAGCACAGCTCCCTGAAGAGCCACCAGCTGACCCACTCGGCCGTCCGCTACCAGTGTCCCGTCTGCAGCCGGAGCTTCAGCCGGGCCCTGGAGCTCACCTACCACGTAGAGGGACACTCGGACGCCCGGCCCTACTTCTGCCACATCTGCAGGAAGAACCTGAGCGGAGCCGGGGCCTTCAGGGACCACATGAAGGGACACGAGTCGGCCAAGTCGCCGAGAGGCAGCGATGTCTCAGGGGACGAAAACCAGGGGGACAGGACCTTCACGGGTCCTTCATGACGCTTCACATCTAAAGGTTCAGTCCACAGGTGTCAAACTCTGACCCAAAGTGTCACAGTTATATAGAAAATGAGTTCTGATCCTAATGTCTCCACAGGACGAGACGGGGGACACGTCCTTCTAgagagattatttatttatttatttatttaaaggataTTTTGTTAAGTGTaaattctcctaatttactttttcctctttgctctaaaacaaatagaaataatctggagttgttgttcgtgctgtgttgtgttacaGGTCTGAGTGAAACTAAACCCCTGGTTTAGTGAAAT contains:
- the LOC125015718 gene encoding zinc finger protein 883-like isoform X1 — encoded protein: MNGATEEPRGDDSQQLQEEESVPDSGRLPASKRRHICSVCSREFSRPSRLADHMTTHSGARPHGCPVCGKRFAKKVIMVVHQRIHTGERPYSCSECGASYAQLGCLRRHQLRHASEKPHHCSVCGRGFIQRRYLVQHERTHTGERPFSCALCPKRFISRSGLTDHQKTHSDQNLRPCSLCGKVFSTASSFRDHVRLHTGQKLHPCSLCGKSFNRPGLLRKHLQKHEAGAEGLVGQSHERFSAPEKFSCDVCGREFRRASNLKEHLRCHTGEKPFQCDVCKKRFTRQRVFKKHQEIHSRRGHSVAMATHQLKPEESGNLVATVRSLTDQSLCDEAEKHRCSLCGKTFSALTSLRLHQKIHVADRPHGCSVCPRSFLKPCLLRKHMRIHIREGLISAPADKEFWSSRNTEEKDEEESGRVAAASSGNRDNQDGLSSLLNEEEEKDNDEERKEGGVSGLINSDGEEEEWRTTLAAGVRSDLEAEGSGKSRHCCPVCGRDCFKASALQKHLRIHSGERPFQCPTCSKSFTQLVHMTEHQRIHTGEKPYTCTECGKSFTFSSALRRHRRLHGDARPHQCPVCSKTFRQHSSLKSHQLTHSAVRYQCPVCSRSFSRALELTYHVEGHSDARPYFCHICRKNLSGAGAFRDHMKGHESAKSPRGSDVSGDENQGDRTFTGPS
- the LOC125015718 gene encoding zinc finger protein 883-like isoform X2, which gives rise to MNGATEEPRGDDSQQLQEEESVPDSGRLPASKRRHICSVCSREFSRPSRLADHMTTHSGARPHGCPVCGKRFAKKVIMVVHQRIHTGERPYSCSECGASYAQLGCLRRHQLRHASEKPHHCSVCGRGFIQRRYLVQHERTHTGERPFSCALCPKRFISRSGLTDHQKTHSDQNLRPCSLCGKVFSTASSFRDHVRLHTGQKLHPCSLCGKSFNRPGLLRKHLQKHEAGAEGLVGQSHERFSAPEKFSCDVCGREFRRASNLKEHLRCHTGEKPFQCDVCKKRFTRQRVFKKHQEIHSRRGHSVAMATHQLKPEESGNLVATVRSLTDQSLCDEAEKHRCSLCGKTFSALTSLRLHQKIHVADRPHGCSVCPRSFLKPCLLRKHMRIHIREGLISAPADKEFWSSRNTEEKDEEESGRVAAASSGNRDNQDGLSSLLNEEEEKDNDEERKEGGVSGLINSDGEEEEWRTTLAGVRSDLEAEGSGKSRHCCPVCGRDCFKASALQKHLRIHSGERPFQCPTCSKSFTQLVHMTEHQRIHTGEKPYTCTECGKSFTFSSALRRHRRLHGDARPHQCPVCSKTFRQHSSLKSHQLTHSAVRYQCPVCSRSFSRALELTYHVEGHSDARPYFCHICRKNLSGAGAFRDHMKGHESAKSPRGSDVSGDENQGDRTFTGPS